In Hyla sarda isolate aHylSar1 unplaced genomic scaffold, aHylSar1.hap1 scaffold_1590, whole genome shotgun sequence, the following proteins share a genomic window:
- the LOC130310670 gene encoding histone H1B-like, with the protein MAETAPAAAPPAEPAAKSKKQPKKSAAGAAKKSHKPSGPSVSELLVKAVSASKERSGVSLAALKKALAAGGYDVDKNNSRLKLAIKGLVTEGTLLQVKGSGASGSFKINKKQQETKDKAAKKKPAAAAKRPAAAKKATKSPRKPKKAPSAAKSPKKAKKPAAAKSPKKAKKPAAAKSPKKPKAAPKKVAKSPAKKAAKPKAAKSPAKKVTKAKKSAAKK; encoded by the coding sequence ATGGCAGAAACCGCACCAGCCGCTGCTCCTCCCGCCGAACCGGCCGCAAAATCCAAGAAGCAGCCGAAGAAATCAGCCGCAGGGGCCGCCAAGAAAAGTCACAAACCCTCCGGTCCCAGCGTGTCCGAGCTGCTCGTTAAAGCCGTGTCCGCCTCTAAGGAGCGCAGTGGGGTGTCTCTGGCCGCCCTGAAGAAGGCTCTGGCTGCCGGAGGATACGATGTAGACAAGAACAACAGCCGCCTGAAGCTGGCCATCAAGGGGCTGGTGACCGAGGGAACCCTGCTCCAGGTGAAAGGCAGCGGCGCCTCCGGATCCTTCAAGATCAACAAGAAGCAGCAGGAGACTAAGGACAAGGCGGCCAAGAAGAAGCCGGCGGCTGCGGCCAAGAGACCTGCAGCAGCTAAGAAAGCGACCAAATCCCCTAGGAAGCCAAAGAAGGCTCCGAGCGCGGCCAAGAGCCCGAAGAAAGCCAAGAAGCCTGCAGCGGCCAAGAGCCCGAAGAAAGCCAAGAAGCCTGCAGCGGCCAAGAGCCCCAAGAAGCCGAAGGCTGCTCCTAAGAAGGTGGCCAAGAGCCCGGCTAAGAAGGCGGCCAAACCCAAAGCTGCCAAGAGCCCGGCTAAGAAGGTGACTAAAGCCAAGAAGAGCGCGGCTAAGAAATAA
- the LOC130310665 gene encoding histone H2A type 1, with product MSGRGKQGGKVRAKAKTRSSRAGLQFPVGRVHRLLRKGNYAERVGAGAPVYLAAVLEYLTAEILELAGNAARDNKKTRIIPRHLQLAVRNDEELNKLLGGVTIAQGGVLPNIQAVLLPKKTESSKAAKSK from the coding sequence ATGTCTGGACGTGGCAAACAAGGAGGGAAGGTTCGGGCTAAGGCAAAGACCCGCTCATCCCGGGCAGGACTCCAGTTCCCCGTCGGTCGTGTACACAGGCTTCTCCGCAAAGGGAACTACGCCGAGAGGGTGGGCGCCGGTGCTCCGGTCTACCTTGCCGCTGTGCTGGAGTATTTAACTGCTGAGATCCTGGAATTGGCCGGTAACGCCGCCCGGGACAACAAGAAGACCCGCAtcatcccccgtcacctgcagctggccgtgcgcaatgacgaggagcTGAACAAGCTGCTGGGTGGGGTGACCATCGCCCAGGGAGGCGTCCTGCCCAATATCCAGGCCGTGCTGCTGCCCAAGAAGACCGAGAGCAGCAAAGCGGCCAAGAGCAAGTGA
- the LOC130310667 gene encoding histone H2B 1.1 — MPDPAKSAPAPKKGSKKAVTKTQKKDGKKRRKTRKESYAIYVYKVLKQVHPDTGISSKAMGIMNSFVNDIFERIAGEASRLAHYNKRSTITSREIQTAVRLLLPGELAKHAVSEGTKAVTKYTSAK, encoded by the coding sequence ATGCCTGATCCCGCCAAGTCTGCACCAGCGCCCAAGAAAGGCTccaagaaagccgtgaccaagacTCAGAAGAAGGATGGTAAGAAGcggaggaagaccaggaaggaaaGCTATGCCATCTACGTGTACAAGGTGCTCAAGCAGGTCCACCCTGACACCGGCATATCCTCCAAGGCCATGGGCATCATGAACTCctttgtcaacgatatcttcgagcgcatcgcaggggaagcctcccgcctggctcactacaacaagcgctccaccatcacctcccgggagatccagaccgccgtgcgcctgctgctgcctggagagctggccaagcacgccgtgtccgagggcaccaaggcagtcaccaagtacaccagcgccaagtaa